The following proteins come from a genomic window of Montipora foliosa isolate CH-2021 chromosome 2, ASM3666993v2, whole genome shotgun sequence:
- the LOC137993053 gene encoding adrenocorticotropic hormone receptor-like: MALTGVNNSLNTTRWICTRIKTHLMTEDSTATSTQIPSTESVTGLVVLSALAALIGSLGNALVLLAVFRNGTLRTIPDFFITSLAFSDFTVCTLYLPMSIHRFYQMNTEEDEDTFALTTTFIGYISMLASATNLFAVTVDRVIAIGFPFKYLAVVTKRNAAISIAVVWIISMTLGALITADLISSYVTGLYSGIMLLNTIAMYIYLFVTAKRQENRIQNITTQNSNGVAVEKKVAKTIFTVVGIYAISWLPTLLLPIFTKPTSIKFKQAFPWVKLILACNSALNPFVYCLRSQKYRLAFSKILHIH; this comes from the coding sequence ATGGCTCTAACAGGAGTAAATAACTCGCTTAATACAACACGTTGGATCTGTACAAGGATTAAAACACATCTCATGACGGAAGATTCGACAGCTACTTCCACTCAGATTCCCTCCACGGAATCAGTAACGGGACTGGTTGTTCTTTCCGCTCTGGCTGCTCTAATCGGCAGCCTTGGAAACGCACTTGTCCTTTTAGCAGTCTTTAGAAATGGCACTCTCCGAACAATACCCGACTTTTTTATTACCAGTTTGGCATTTTCCGATTTTACAGTCTGCACTCTTTATCTGCCGATGTCAATTCACCGATTTTATCAAATGAACACTGAAGAAGACGAAGATACGTTTGCTTTGACTACAACATTTATTGGTTATATTTCCATGCTTGCATCAGCAACCAACTTGTTCGCAGTCACAGTTGATCGAGTTATTGCAATAGGATTTCCATTCAAATACCTTGCTGTGGTGACAAAACGTAATGCTGCCATATCAATTGCAGTAGTCTGGATCATTTCGATGACATTAGGAGCTTTAATCACGGCGGACCTCATCTCCAGTTATGTCACTGGATTATACTCGGGCATTATGCTATTGAACACGATAGCAATGTACATTTACTTATTTGTCACGGCGAAACGTCAGGAGAACAGAATTCAGAACATAACGACTCAAAACTCGAACGGTGTAGCAGTGGAAAAAAAAGTAGCAAAAACAATTTTCACAGTGGTGGGGATCTACGCAATTAGTTGGTTACCGACACTTCTGCTACCAATATTCACCAAGCCTACTTCGATAAAGTTTAAACAAGCATTTCCTTGGGTTAAATTAATTCTGGCGTGTAACTCTGCTCTTAATCCTTTTGTTTACTGCTTGAGAAGCCAAAAGTACCGCTTAGCATTCTCTAAAATCCTGCACATACATTAA
- the LOC137991647 gene encoding uncharacterized protein translates to MSQRGILYERLESLDRSRRGHLSTITKVCNALDESVKDFGNVVKVRTQQIQLNTAWEQYCACCDKYDDLLDTSCEKYQSVLSDRDTQRIRVQDYNAKIERFVIDAAEFYNNQVSEEIMETGKHSQPESVKSQKSYASRLSVSSSKAREAKVQAARAALMQQQAEERSRRVVELEVKRVQMEIKRTQLELEHRLELTKLEAAREVVAARDQAELAKLEAFLAEQEMSELTNEKDGIKWSPKVEEFHPEDKLVEPLEVPVASLPSVISSSFTPAPVSVMNPPLTSTPAVENPAATTSMHATGGICFSDPLVVPKMQLKPTVHESNVPKPVKGDCQGECQPLTFVTSVTPSTVTPSTVTPSTVTPSAVMPNMSSAAVNESLTAIMSSMERISASHDLPHVRVQKFDGSPQQYPAFRQRFKQLVETKPLDDAVKMTRLLQFLEGPALLAVQRYEPLPGGLAKALRTLEDRFGQPFQVVRVSVESLTRGPVIQPNDKDSLQQYADMVQVTYDILESMGYLNEMNAGNLEKVIMRLPKWMQAKFAERLKRLEGEGHAMPTFKHVVDFLRERAFILNHPFFSAGSRENVVSKFKSRGKPPVTPKPAFFVNMTAAKGEPCPMCCQSHRLYQCEAFKSKSPRERNDFVRQHKICFNCISSSLHNSRKCKSTIRCKVEGCGQAHHTLLHFHEPKEVVDSGTVSQNNEVNQDSLADQGTSCNTSAHSVNPVVNSSEVLLQVIPVKVISNSGRQITTYGLIDSGSDITMVDPSLVKLLNIEGTLSKLSLTTVNSADVEERGMKVNFKIASLDSQNDHVIAVNPAWAVKDLTIPLKHTRLSKSLEQWPHLREVRFPEVERRKISILLGTNIQEVFVPLDVRKGNRNEPLAIKSCLGWSILGGFSNLQSHSQGQVNLISSEDVSLNDQLEEFWKIESYGTARSETKPLSVEDRRALKLIDNSISLLDGHYQMGLLWRDDNPVLPYNRPLAEARLQYLKRRFRRDPELEVKYRDVIQDCVDKGYARKLNKQEVAAVSNITWYIPHHPVTNPNKPGKVRVVFDAAARFNGTSLNEQLLQGPCLTNDLTGVLIRFREEEVAFSADIEGMFYQTNVTPSDTDALRFLWWPGSIDDTPEDYKMLVHIFGAKSSPCCANKALSMTAQDNERKYSPEVIRTVRRNFYVNDVFKSVPSTEQAVHLTSDLTKLLKEGGFRLTKFASNSREVLQSISPELRANPSLDLDLDQLPLERALSVYWDAQSDTFKFKASQSGKPPTKRGVLSIVSSLFDPLGFLSPFVFSAKILLQELWRDKLPWDRQIPEPYLSQWQRWLEELPRVITIGIPRCYKVQSLRNSSTVQLHNFADASRRGYAAVSYLRFADEKGVIHCSFVMGKTRNAPIREWTIPRLELQAAVLAARQSKIILRELDLPVGQTFFWSDSMTSLQYIKNVTRRFQTFVANRVAEIHETSSPGQWHHIPGVINPADDGSRGVSAQYFHAGCRWWLGPKFLWEPEHTWPNVPVEDLQDDDVEVRKSSTVMLTSYAPQFDLSLQRYSSWSRLLRVMSWVLRFVKRVRKETRQYRTSSTLKLEELQQAGREIVRLVQRQHFLEECLCLKEGRQVKRHSKLANLSPILIDDVIRVGGRIHRAPIAFEAAHPMILPRSHHVSALIVRYYHRVLGHAGREHVLSVIRQRFWILKGRVLVRQILSSCLSCRKRNAPPLQQVMADLPKERLIPYQPPFTYTGLDFFGPFYVKRSRSTVKVYGCIFVCFNSRAVHIEDVSSLETDTFIQALVRFISVRGCPKEIWSDNGTNFTGAEKELRLSVQDLNEERIKSELHSREVEWYSCPLPKWRFQPPAASHMSGVWERLIRSVRKAMRAVLGSQGALVGLETLRTVFAEVTSILNSRPICPSSDDPNDLEPLTPNHLLLQRRNLFVPPGVFAKEDLYSRKQWRHAQFIADCFWSRWIREYVPTLQQRHKWLLSKRNLAVNDLVLVVDNTVPRSRWLLGRVTRVFPGEDLCVRTAEVKTKSPRLVRPVTKLCLLEEAT, encoded by the coding sequence ATGTCGCAACGTGGAATTCTCTACGAAAGGTTAGAGTCGCTGGATAGATCTCGTCGGGGACATTTGTCAACCATCACAAAGGTGTGTAATGCGTTAGACGAAAGTGTTAAGGATTTTGGAAACGTTGTTAAGGTACGAACACAACAAATACAACTTAATACCGCATGGGAGCAGTATTGTGCATGCTGTGATAAATATGATGATTTGCTTGACACTTCCTGTGAAAAATATCAGAGTGTTTTGAGTGACCGTGATACTCAACGCATAAGAGTACAAGATTACAACGCTAAGATTGAGCGATTTGTTATTGATGCTGCCGAATTTTACAATAATCAAGTGTCTGAAGAAATAATGGAGACAGGGAAACATTCCCAGCCGGAATCTGTGAAATCCCAAAAAAGTTACGCCTCGAGATTAAGTGTGTCTAGTTCGAAAGCCCGTGAAGCTAAAGTCCAAGCTGCGAGGGCAGCATTGATGCAACAACAAGCTGAAGAAAGAAGTAGAAGGGTAGTTGAGCTCGAAGTGAAAagagttcagatggaaattaaacGAACGCAATTGGAACTTGAACATAGGCTTGAACTGACCAAATTAGAGGCCGCAAGAGAGGTTGTGGCCGCAAGAGATCAGGCAGAACTAGCCAAACTAGAGGCCTTCCTGGCAGAACAAGAAATGTCTGAACTGACCAATGAAAAGGATGGTATTAAGTGGTCTCCCAAAGTTGAAGAATTTCACCCAGAGGACAAACTCGTGGAACCTCTTGAAGTTCCAGTCGCTTCTTTGCCTTCAGTGATCTCTAGTAGCTTTACTCCTGCACCTGTGTCAGTTATGAACCCACCTCTCACGTCTACACCTGCAGTAGAAAACCCCGCAGCTACTACCTCCATGCATGCTACTGGAGGAATCTGTTTTAGTGATCCACTTGTGGTTCCAAAAATGCAGCTTAAGCCAACTGTTCATGAGAGTAATGTGCCCAAACCTGTCAAAGGTGATTGCCAAGGGGAATGCCAACCATTGACCTTTGTGACCTCAGTCACACCGTCTACGGTCACGCCATCTACAGTCACACCGTCTACGGTCACGCCATCTGCAGTCATGCCTAACATGTCTAGTGCAGCTGTCAATGAAAGCCTTACAGCTATTATGTCCTCAATGGAAAGGATAAGTGCTTCTCATGATCTCCCTCATGTGCGAGTCCAGAAGTTTGATGGATCGCCTCAACAATATCCTGCCTTTCGCCAGAGGTTCAAGCAACTGGTGGAGACAAAACCGCTTGATGATGCTGTCAAAATGACCCGTCTATTACAATTTCTAGAGGGACCTGCGCTTCTTGCAGTTCAGCGGTACGAGCCATTGCCAGGTGGTTTGGCAAAGGCCCTTAGGACGTTGGAGGACCGATTTGGTCAGCCATTTCAAGTAGTGAGAGTGTCTGTGGAATCTCTCACTAGAGGACCTGTTATACAACCTAATGACAAGGACAGCTTGCAGCAATACGCAGACATGGTTCAAGTTACTTATGATATCCTAGAGTCAATGGGATacttgaatgaaatgaatgcagGCAACCTTGAGAAAGTCATCATGCGACTTCCTAAGTGGATGCAAGCCAAATTTGCTGAACGTTTAAAGCGCCTAGAGGGTGAAGGTCATGCGATGCCTACCTTCAAGCATGTAGTGGACTTCCTCAGGGAGCGAGCCTTTATTTTGAACCATCCTTTCTTCAGTGCTGGAAGTCGTGAGAACGTGGTTTCTAAATTCAAGTCTAGGGGCAAGCCGCCTGTGACCCCTAAACCCGCCTTTTTTGTTAACATGACAGCCGCAAAGGGTGAGCCTTGTCCAATGTGTTGCCAGTCCCACCGCCTGTACCAGTGTGAGGCATTTAAATCCAAATCTCCGAGGGAAAGAAATGACTTTGTCAGGCAGCACAAAATATGTTTTAACTGCATCAGTTCATCTCTACACAACTCAAGAAAATGCAAGTCAACAATCAGGTGTAAAGTGGAAGGCTGTGGACAGGCACATCACACGTTGTTACATTTTCATGAACCAAAGGAAGTAGTTGATTCGGGAACTGTGAGTCAAAATAATGAAGTCAACCAGGACTCGTTGGCTGACCAAGGTACATCATGCAATACTTCAGCACATTCAGTCAATCCAGTAGTCAATTCCTCCGAGGTGCTACTTCAAGTTATTCCAGTGAAGGTGATAAGCAATTCTGGCCGTCAAATCACAACGTATGGTCTAATTGACTCAGGGTCTGACATAACCATGGTTGACCCTTCTCTTGTGAAGTTGCTAAATATTGAAGGAACACTAAGTAAGCTTTCTCTCACGACAGTGAACAGTGCTGATGTTGAAGAAAGGGGTATGAAGGTTAACTTCAAAATTGCATCATTGGATAGCCAGAACGACCATGTGATTGCTGTCAACCCTGCATGGGCTGTAAAGGATCTTACTATTCCCCTGAAACATACAAGGTTGTCAAAATCTTTAGAGCAATGGCCACATTTACGGGAAGTGCGTTTCCCAGAGGTGGAAAGGAGGAAGATTTCCATCCTACTAGGTACTAACATTCAAGAAGTCTTCGTACCTCTTGATGTAAGAAAGGGAAACCGAAATGAACCGCTTGCCATCAAGTCTTGTCTTGGTTGGAGCATACTCGGTGGCTTCTCAAATCTACAGTCCCACAGCCAGGGACAGGTTAACCTCATCAGTAGTGAAGATGTTTCCCTGAACGACCAGCTCGAGGAATTCTGGAAGATTGAATCCTATGGCACTGCGAGGTCTGAAACCAAACCATTATCGGTAGAAGATCGAAGAGCCCTAAAACTTATTGACAACTCGATTAGCCTGCTGGATGGCCATTACCAGATGGGCCTTCTGTGGAGGGATGACAATCCTGTACTGCCTTACAACAGACCTCTAGCTGAAGCAAGATTACAGTACCTGAAAAGGCGCTTCCGTCGTGATCCAGAGCTGGAAGTTAAGTACAGAGATGTGATTCAAGACTGTGTGGATAAGGGGTATGCTAGAAAGCTGAACAAACAGGAAGTTGCCGCAGTCAGTAACATCACTTGGTACATTCCCCATCATCCGGTAACAAATCCCAACAAGCCAGGTAAAGTGAGGGTAGTGTTTGATGCGGCCGCAAGATTCAATGGCACATCTTTAAATGAACAGCTTTTGCAAGGACCTTGTCTTACCAATGACCTCACTGGTGTCTTAATTCGTTTCCGTGAAGAAGAAGTCGCCTTTTCCGCAGACATCGAGGGCATGTTCTACCAGACCAATGTGACGCCAAGTGACACTGATGCGCTGAGATTCTTGTGGTGGCCTGGTAGTATTGATGACACACCAGAAGACTATAAGATGCTGGTCCACATCTTTGGTGCAAAGTCCTCGCCCTGTTGCGCCAACAAAGCTTTAAGTATGACAGCACAAGACAACGAACGAAAATACTCGCCTGAAGTCATCAGAACAGTTCGTAGAAACTTCTATGTTAATGATGTGTTTAAGTCCGTTCCAAGTACAGAACAGGCTGTTCATCTGACATCGGATCTAACCAAGTTGCTGAAGGAAGGAGGCTTCCGTCTCACGAAGTTTGCGAGCAATAGCCGGGAAGTATTGCAATCTATCTCACCAGAGTTGAGAGCAAATCCATCGCTAGACTTGGATCTAGATCAGTTACCATTAGAGCGAGCATTGAGTGTGTACTGGGATGCGCAGTCTGACACCTTCAAGTTTAAAGCTTCACAATCAGGAAAACCACCTACTAAGCGAGGGGTGCTCTCCATAGTTAGTTCGCTGTTTGATCCGCTAGGATTCCTTTCGCCCTTTGTGTTCTCCGCTAAGATTCTGCTGCAGGAACTCTGGAGAGATAAACTCCCTTGGGATCGACAAATTCCGGAACCGTACCTCTCACAATGGCAACGTTGGCTAGAGGAGCTACCACGTGTCATCACCATTGGCATCCCAAGGTGTTACAAGGTTCAGTCACTTCGCAACTCATCAACTGTTCAGCTTCACAACTTCGCAGACGCGTCCAGACGCGGTTACGCAGCAGTTTCATATTTGCGTTTCGCCGATGAGAAAGGAGTGATTCATTGTTCCTTTGTTATGGGAAAGACTCGCAATGCGCCAATTAGGGAGTGGACTATCCCTCGCCTTGAACTTCAAGCCGCAGTATTAGCAGCTCGTCAGAGCAAGATAATATTAAGGGAACTTGATCTACCAGTGGGTCAAACCTTCTTTTGGTCCGACTCAATGACATCTTTGCAGTATATCAAAAACGTGACAAGGCGTTTTCAAACCTTCGTCGCTAACCGTGTTGCCGAAATTCATGAAACAAGTTCCCCAGGACAGTGGCATCATATTCCCGGTGTCATAAACCCCGCTGATGATGGGTCACGAGGTGTTAGTGCTCAGTACTTTCACGCTGGATGTCGCTGGTGGTTGGGTCCCAAGTTCCTTTGGGAACCTGAGCATACATGGCCCAATGTACCAGTAGAGGATCTCCAAGATGACGATGTGGAAGTACGGAAGTCATCGACTGTTATGCTTACCTCATATGCACCACAGTTTGACCTCTCGCTGCAACGCTATTCTTCGTGGTCCCGCCTACTGAGAGTTATGTCATGGGTCCTACGTTTTGTGAAGAGAGTTCGAAAGGAAACTCGTCAGTATCGCACGTCAAGTACACTCAAGTTGGAGGAATTGCAGCAAGCAGGTCGAGAAATCGTGCGGTTAGTTCAGCGCCAGCATTTCCTCGAGGAGTGCTTGTGTTTAAAGGAAGGCAGGCAAGTGAAACGTCACAGCAAGTTAGCCAATCTCAGTCCTATCTTAATTGATGATGTGATACGTGTTGGCGGTAGAATTCACCGGGCCCCAATTGCCTTTGAGGCCGCACACCCAATGATCCTTCCAAGGTCCCATCACGTTTCCGCGTTAATAGTTCGCTACTACCATCGTGTCCTGGGCCATGCAGGTCGTGAACATGTGCTATCCGTAATCCGTCAGCGCTTCTGGATCTTAAAGGGAAGAGTTCTCGTGCGTCAGATCCTAAGTAGTTGTTTGAGCTGCCGCAAACGTAACGCGCCTCCTCTCCAACAGGTTATGGCTGATCTTCCCAAAGAAAGGCTAATACCCTACCAGCCTCCGTTCACGTACACGGGTCTGGATTTTTTCGGACCGTTTTACGTTAAACGAAGCCGCAGTACAGTCAAAGTGTATGGCTGCATATTCGTATGCTTCAACAGCCGAGCAGTACACATTGAAGATGTCAGTTCGCTGGAAACAGACACGTTCATCCAAGCCTTGGTTCGATTCATCTCAGTTCGTGGTTGCCCAAAGGAGATATGGTCGGACAATGGCACAAATTTTACCGGTGCCGAGAAGGAACTTCGCCTGTCGGTTCAGGATTTGAACGAAGAACGCATTAAGAGTGAGTTACATTCTCGTGAAGTAGAATGGTACAGTTGCCCGCTGCCAAAGTGGCGTTTTCAACCTCCTGCTGCAAGCCATATGTCAGGAGTTTGGGAAAGGCTCATTAGAAGTGTCAGGAAAGCTATGAGGGCTGTTCTCGGTAGTCAGGGTGCGCTAGTTGGCTTGGAGACGCTGCGTACAGTGTTTGCAGAAGTTACATCAATCTTGAACAGTCGCCCTATTTGTCCTTCCAGTGACGATCCCAATGATTTAGAGCCGCTCACCCCAAACCATCTTCTTCTACAACGCCGAAACCTCTTCGTGCCTCCCGGAGTCTTCGCTAAAGAAGATCTGTACTCGCGCAAACAATGGAGACACGCCCAATTCATTGCTGATTGCTTCTGGTCTCGATGGATTCGAGAATATGTTCCAACATTGCAGCAGCGCCACAAGTGGCTACTGAGCAAACGGAACTTAGCAGTGAATGACTTGGTTCTTGTCGTGGACAACACCGTGCCGAGGTCCCGCTGGTTGTTAGgccgtgtgacaagggtgtTTCCGGGTGAAGACCTGTGTGTGCGTACAGCAGAAGTGAAGACGAAGAGCCCGAGACTTGTTCGGCCTGTGACAAAGTTGTGCCTTCTCGAAGAAGCAACATGA